The following proteins are encoded in a genomic region of Alistipes shahii WAL 8301:
- a CDS encoding TlpA disulfide reductase family protein — MKQPLSLLVAAVAATACAPAVPAGEFRIVGKIENVPDGAVVRLYEPQGQMLRGIGVDTLAGGRFSFRDTVVFPKVVQISVTVGDYRGGTLDVWVAPGKRIEVRGEDKQAWLWEAASDIAEQADEDMYCALVEPQICELNWFQDMLNTQQDFARYMELFGQVSEKTVRRMQTAPVTRVWLNKLAECARLLQFGIGTAHKGEMLALYDRMTEEQRQSPMGRRIDAYLNPAPAVGAGDRLVDGDLYDADGNLHRLAEFIGKYILLDFWSAGCGPCVQAIPELQEIARKYAGRVAVVSISQDPKPVWKEFIAEKQLVGNQWNELVDGDTGLGMRYGVKEIPHFVLIAPDVRIQDVWQGYGKGSLLEKMEQNIK; from the coding sequence ATGAAACAACCGCTCTCCCTGCTTGTTGCCGCGGTGGCCGCAACGGCTTGCGCTCCCGCCGTTCCCGCCGGCGAATTCCGGATTGTCGGAAAAATCGAGAACGTGCCCGACGGCGCGGTAGTGCGTCTGTATGAACCGCAGGGGCAAATGTTGCGGGGAATAGGCGTGGATACGCTGGCAGGCGGTCGGTTTTCCTTCCGGGATACGGTCGTTTTCCCGAAAGTTGTTCAGATCAGTGTGACGGTTGGGGATTACCGGGGCGGTACGCTCGATGTTTGGGTTGCCCCCGGCAAACGTATCGAGGTCCGTGGTGAGGATAAGCAGGCTTGGCTTTGGGAGGCCGCTTCGGACATTGCGGAGCAGGCGGACGAAGACATGTACTGTGCTCTGGTCGAACCTCAAATCTGTGAGTTGAATTGGTTTCAGGACATGCTGAATACACAGCAGGATTTTGCCCGTTATATGGAGCTGTTCGGGCAAGTGTCGGAGAAAACCGTCCGTCGTATGCAGACGGCTCCCGTGACGCGGGTCTGGTTGAACAAACTGGCCGAATGCGCCCGTCTTTTGCAGTTCGGAATAGGTACAGCTCACAAGGGCGAAATGCTTGCGCTTTACGACCGGATGACGGAAGAACAGCGGCAGTCTCCGATGGGCCGGCGGATTGACGCTTATCTCAATCCGGCTCCGGCGGTCGGAGCCGGAGACCGGCTGGTGGACGGCGATCTGTACGATGCGGATGGGAATCTGCATCGCCTGGCGGAATTCATCGGGAAATATATTTTGCTCGATTTCTGGAGTGCGGGCTGCGGTCCGTGCGTACAGGCGATTCCCGAACTGCAAGAGATCGCACGAAAGTATGCCGGCAGGGTTGCGGTTGTGAGCATCAGCCAAGACCCGAAGCCGGTGTGGAAGGAGTTTATTGCCGAAAAACAGTTGGTCGGAAACCAATGGAACGAACTTGTAGACGGAGATACCGGGCTTGGGATGCGTTATGGGGTAAAGGAAATTCCGCATTTCGTGTTGATCGCTCCCGACGTCCGGATTCAGGATGTATGGCAGGGTTACGGCAAGGGGAGCCTGCTGGAAAAAATGGAGCAAAACATCAAGTGA
- a CDS encoding RNA-binding S4 domain-containing protein, translating to MDDIRLDKYLWAVRVFKTRSDAADAVRTNKVTVNGAYAKPSREVKIGDVIAVRKMQVTYSYKVLDLVSSRQPAKNVPLYCLNVTPQEELDKLNVPRETIFIVRDRGTGRPTKKERRELDGLMEEIYYDEEE from the coding sequence ATGGACGATATTCGTTTGGACAAGTATCTTTGGGCAGTGCGGGTGTTCAAGACCCGCAGTGATGCCGCAGATGCCGTGCGCACGAACAAGGTGACGGTAAACGGCGCTTATGCCAAGCCTTCGCGCGAGGTGAAAATCGGCGATGTGATCGCCGTGCGCAAAATGCAGGTGACCTATTCCTACAAGGTGCTCGATCTGGTGTCGAGCCGTCAGCCGGCGAAAAACGTGCCTCTTTACTGTCTCAACGTTACTCCGCAGGAGGAGCTGGACAAACTCAACGTTCCGCGCGAGACGATCTTCATCGTCCGCGACCGCGGTACGGGCCGTCCGACCAAGAAGGAGCGGCGCGAACTGGACGGGCTGATGGAGGAGATCTATTACGACGAGGAGGAATAA